One Amycolatopsis thermophila DNA segment encodes these proteins:
- a CDS encoding thiamine-binding protein translates to MIVAFSVSPSGGDPDGGVSEAVARAVRVVRESGLPNSTNAMFTNVEGSWDEVMDVVKRAVEAAGEGAARVSLVLKADIRPGYDSGQLEAKVARLEEHLR, encoded by the coding sequence ATGATCGTCGCGTTCAGCGTGAGCCCGTCCGGCGGTGACCCGGACGGCGGGGTCAGCGAAGCGGTCGCCAGGGCCGTGCGGGTCGTCCGGGAGTCGGGTCTGCCGAATTCCACCAACGCGATGTTCACCAACGTCGAGGGCTCGTGGGACGAGGTCATGGACGTCGTGAAACGGGCCGTGGAGGCGGCGGGCGAGGGCGCCGCCCGGGTGTCGCTGGTCTTGAAGGCGGACATCCGGCCCGGCTACGACAGCGGTCAGCTGGAGGCGAAGGTCGCCCGGCTCGAGGAGCACCTGCGGTGA
- a CDS encoding tetratricopeptide repeat protein, translating into MSAALSGAVDLSALKARAEAQRSAPPQASGGAPAGGGAAGGAVVDVTEATFQAEVVDRSLQQLVVVDLWAEWCGPCKQLSPVLERLAEQSGGAWRLAKVDVDANPRIAQVFGVQSIPTVVAIAGGQPVDAFSGALPEPEIRNWLDRLLEALKGKLPGVPPSDGGEVEEPEDPRFTEAEAAFERGDFAEAEAAYQRILDVEPANELAKAGQAQVRFAARAAAADPAAVPRADAAPDDLEAQFAAADYEVATGKVEDGFSRLIEAVRRTAGQDRNRVREHLVGLFELFDPADERVAVARRNLASALF; encoded by the coding sequence ATGTCCGCCGCGCTGTCCGGCGCGGTGGATCTGTCCGCGCTCAAGGCCCGTGCCGAGGCCCAGCGCAGCGCCCCGCCGCAGGCGAGCGGCGGCGCGCCGGCCGGCGGGGGAGCGGCCGGGGGTGCCGTCGTCGACGTCACCGAGGCCACCTTCCAGGCCGAGGTCGTCGACCGGTCCCTGCAGCAGCTCGTCGTGGTGGACCTGTGGGCCGAGTGGTGCGGCCCGTGCAAGCAGCTCAGCCCCGTGCTGGAGCGGCTGGCCGAGCAGTCCGGCGGCGCGTGGCGGCTGGCGAAGGTCGACGTGGACGCCAACCCGCGCATCGCGCAGGTCTTCGGGGTCCAGTCGATCCCGACGGTCGTCGCCATCGCGGGCGGGCAGCCGGTCGACGCGTTCTCCGGTGCGCTGCCCGAGCCGGAGATCCGCAACTGGCTGGACCGGTTGCTCGAGGCGCTGAAGGGCAAGCTGCCGGGCGTGCCGCCGTCGGACGGCGGCGAGGTCGAGGAGCCCGAGGACCCGCGCTTCACCGAGGCCGAGGCCGCGTTCGAGCGCGGCGACTTCGCCGAGGCCGAAGCCGCCTACCAGCGGATCCTGGACGTCGAGCCGGCCAACGAGCTGGCCAAGGCCGGCCAGGCGCAGGTCCGGTTCGCCGCCAGGGCCGCCGCGGCCGACCCGGCGGCCGTCCCGAGGGCCGACGCCGCTCCGGACGACCTGGAAGCCCAGTTCGCGGCCGCCGACTACGAGGTGGCGACCGGCAAGGTCGAGGACGGGTTCTCCCGGTTGATCGAGGCCGTGCGGCGGACCGCCGGCCAGGACCGGAACCGGGTGCGGGAGCACCTGGTGGGGCTGTTCGAGCTGTTCGACCCCGCGGATGAGCGGGTCGCGGTGGCTCGGCGGAACCTGGCTTCTGCGTTGTTCTGA
- a CDS encoding DUF3817 domain-containing protein, with product MTSKAALVFRVAAVAEALSWAGLLIGMFLKYVVDAPNEGGVPVLGMVHGVVFVVYLVVSLSVFKPLGWRPRVLVMALLASIPPLFTWWFETWALRTGKLDGPQRLTHGGTGLIVRDTVSA from the coding sequence GTGACCAGCAAGGCCGCTCTCGTGTTCCGCGTGGCCGCCGTCGCCGAGGCGCTGTCCTGGGCGGGTTTGCTGATCGGGATGTTTCTGAAGTACGTCGTCGACGCTCCGAACGAGGGGGGCGTGCCGGTGCTCGGCATGGTCCACGGCGTCGTCTTCGTCGTCTACCTGGTCGTCTCGCTGTCCGTGTTCAAGCCGCTGGGCTGGCGCCCGCGCGTGCTCGTCATGGCGCTGCTGGCCAGCATCCCGCCGCTGTTCACCTGGTGGTTCGAGACCTGGGCCCTGCGCACCGGCAAGCTGGACGGCCCGCAGCGGCTGACCCACGGTGGCACCGGTCTGATCGTCCGCGACACCGTCTCCGCCTGA
- a CDS encoding LacI family DNA-binding transcriptional regulator has translation MNDVARLAGVSIKTVSRVVNDEPAVHPETAERVLAAIDQLGFRRNLGARNLRRGSTTGTVGLVVEDVGNPFYSELTRAVEKVATAFGRHVLSGSSEEDSDRERELALEFCSRRVDGLLVVPAGTHHGYLVPEMRAGTPVVFVDRPAGDVAADTVLVDNVGGTVAAVAHLARHGHRRIAFLGDRPDIYTAAERLRGFREGCARAGLPVDERLAILRPPTARSVADAVARLLAGPDPATAIIAGNNRVTVHLLRALAHVTSRPAIVGFDDFELADLLDPPVTVVAHDVSRLGSAAAELLFARINGDASAPRKVVLPVTLVPRGSGEVAP, from the coding sequence ATGAACGACGTGGCGCGCCTGGCCGGCGTGAGCATCAAGACGGTGTCCCGCGTGGTCAACGACGAGCCGGCGGTGCACCCGGAGACCGCCGAGCGCGTCCTGGCGGCCATCGACCAGCTGGGGTTCCGGCGCAACCTCGGCGCCCGCAACCTGCGCCGCGGCTCGACCACCGGCACGGTCGGCCTGGTCGTCGAGGACGTGGGCAACCCCTTCTACTCCGAGCTCACCCGCGCCGTGGAGAAGGTGGCCACCGCGTTCGGCAGGCACGTGCTGTCCGGCTCCTCGGAGGAGGACTCCGACCGCGAGCGCGAGCTGGCCCTGGAGTTCTGCTCCCGCCGCGTCGACGGGCTGCTGGTCGTCCCGGCCGGGACCCACCACGGCTACCTGGTCCCCGAGATGCGGGCCGGCACGCCCGTGGTGTTCGTCGACCGCCCGGCCGGCGACGTCGCCGCCGACACCGTGCTGGTCGACAACGTGGGCGGCACCGTCGCGGCGGTCGCCCACCTGGCCCGGCACGGGCACCGCCGCATCGCGTTCCTCGGCGACCGGCCGGACATCTACACCGCGGCCGAGCGCCTGCGCGGCTTCCGCGAAGGGTGCGCCCGCGCCGGCCTCCCCGTCGACGAGCGCCTGGCGATCCTGCGCCCGCCGACCGCGCGGAGCGTCGCCGACGCCGTGGCCCGCCTGCTCGCCGGCCCGGACCCGGCCACCGCGATCATCGCCGGCAACAACCGCGTCACGGTCCACCTGCTGCGCGCGCTGGCGCACGTCACTTCGCGACCCGCCATCGTCGGTTTCGACGACTTCGAACTCGCCGACCTGCTCGACCCGCCGGTCACCGTCGTCGCGCACGACGTCAGCCGTCTCGGGTCGGCGGCGGCCGAGCTGTTGTTCGCCCGCATCAACGGCGATGCCTCCGCTCCGAGAAAGGTTGTCCTGCCCGTGACTCTCGTCCCCCGCGGCTCCGGCGAGGTGGCCCCGTGA
- a CDS encoding MarR family winged helix-turn-helix transcriptional regulator — MNRPLPFDPIARAAQLWEDRIGPSATMAAVTGVMRVQQIVQSAVDGALKPHGLTFARYEALVLLSFARRGALPMRVMGERLQLHPTSVTNIVDRLEKDGLVKRVPHPTDRRTTLVEITDDGHARLEDATKAVTDIDFGLVGLTPKQTEQLSDLLTKVRKATGDFDG; from the coding sequence ATGAACCGCCCGCTGCCTTTCGACCCGATCGCCCGCGCCGCGCAGCTGTGGGAGGACCGGATCGGGCCGTCCGCGACGATGGCGGCGGTCACCGGCGTGATGCGCGTGCAGCAGATCGTCCAGTCGGCGGTCGACGGCGCGCTCAAACCGCACGGCCTGACGTTCGCGCGCTACGAGGCGCTGGTGCTGCTGTCGTTCGCGCGACGCGGGGCGCTGCCGATGCGGGTCATGGGCGAACGGCTGCAGCTGCATCCGACCAGCGTCACCAACATCGTGGACCGGCTGGAGAAGGACGGGCTGGTCAAGCGGGTACCGCACCCGACCGACCGGCGCACCACGCTGGTGGAGATCACCGACGACGGCCACGCGCGGCTCGAGGACGCCACGAAGGCGGTCACCGACATCGACTTCGGCCTGGTGGGCCTCACGCCGAAGCAGACCGAGCAGCTGTCGGACCTGCTCACGAAGGTGCGCAAGGCCACCGGCGACTTCGACGGGTAG
- a CDS encoding neutral zinc metallopeptidase, which translates to MTNIEGAGVRRSLVALTGVVALGLAGCSSGKPASFGEGDVAGLPVTHFESGLKPNAPEPDLDVTNAGDDEADRIAIATIADVEDYWSDALPSGFDMPFEPVKSLLSYDSEGPNQENGCGDTEKNANAFYCSVDDSVAWDRGVLLPTMMDKFGPLSVVTVLAHEFGHAVQYRLGDKAGITRNTPTIVKEQQADCFAGGYYRWVAEGKSKYFAVSTSDGLNSALSSLFLVRDSAGTSATDRSAHGTGFDRIYAFQIGFERGPKECAGMTMDNIQPRLTERPFDAGDRDGDITIDREAITALQASLDQAFQRAGVKAPEIVDNGGSCASGPATPPATYCASDNTVSIDLAALSELGQPVDQEGEFSGSSRGGHGDFAAFSEVASRYAIGIQKGVGASLDNANAGLRTACLVGAWAAATTHLQGGDQLRISAGDLDEAISDLLRPDSLVAADVNGTSAASGFNRVEAMRTGYLEGSQPCSTQYG; encoded by the coding sequence GTGACGAACATCGAGGGGGCCGGGGTGCGGCGATCGCTGGTGGCGCTGACCGGGGTGGTGGCGCTGGGGCTGGCCGGCTGCAGCAGCGGCAAGCCCGCCTCGTTCGGCGAGGGTGACGTCGCCGGGCTGCCGGTCACGCACTTCGAGAGCGGCCTGAAGCCGAACGCGCCCGAACCGGACCTGGACGTGACCAACGCCGGCGACGACGAGGCGGACCGCATCGCCATCGCCACCATCGCCGACGTCGAGGACTACTGGTCCGATGCCCTCCCGTCCGGGTTCGACATGCCGTTCGAGCCGGTGAAATCGTTGCTGTCCTACGACTCCGAGGGCCCGAACCAGGAGAACGGCTGCGGCGACACCGAGAAGAACGCCAACGCCTTCTACTGCAGCGTCGACGACTCCGTCGCCTGGGACCGCGGGGTCCTGCTGCCGACGATGATGGACAAGTTCGGGCCGCTGTCGGTGGTCACGGTGCTGGCGCACGAGTTCGGCCACGCGGTGCAGTACCGGCTCGGCGACAAGGCGGGCATCACCCGCAACACCCCCACGATCGTCAAGGAGCAGCAGGCCGACTGCTTCGCCGGCGGCTACTACCGGTGGGTCGCCGAGGGCAAGAGCAAGTACTTCGCCGTGTCCACCTCCGACGGGCTGAACTCGGCGCTGTCGTCGCTGTTCCTGGTGCGCGACAGCGCGGGCACGTCGGCGACCGACCGGTCCGCGCACGGCACCGGGTTCGACCGCATCTACGCCTTCCAGATCGGCTTCGAGCGGGGGCCGAAGGAGTGCGCGGGGATGACGATGGACAACATCCAGCCGCGCCTGACCGAGCGGCCCTTCGACGCGGGCGACCGGGACGGCGACATCACGATCGACCGGGAGGCGATCACCGCCCTCCAGGCGAGCCTGGACCAGGCCTTCCAGCGGGCCGGGGTCAAGGCCCCGGAGATCGTCGACAACGGCGGGTCGTGCGCGAGCGGTCCGGCCACCCCGCCTGCGACGTACTGCGCGAGCGACAACACGGTGAGCATCGACCTCGCGGCGCTGTCCGAACTGGGGCAGCCGGTGGACCAGGAGGGCGAGTTCAGCGGATCCAGCCGCGGCGGGCACGGCGACTTCGCAGCGTTCTCCGAGGTCGCGTCCCGGTACGCGATCGGCATCCAGAAGGGTGTCGGGGCGTCGCTCGACAACGCCAACGCCGGGCTCCGGACGGCGTGCCTGGTGGGCGCCTGGGCGGCGGCGACGACCCACCTGCAGGGCGGCGACCAGTTGCGGATCTCCGCGGGCGACCTGGACGAGGCGATCTCGGACCTGCTGCGACCCGATTCGCTCGTGGCGGCCGACGTGAACGGCACATCGGCGGCGAGCGGGTTCAACCGCGTCGAGGCGATGCGGACCGGGTACCTGGAGGGGTCGCAGCCCTGCTCCACCCAGTACGGGTGA